The Flavobacterium marginilacus genome window below encodes:
- a CDS encoding DUF6691 family protein: MKVLKYFLVGFVFGIVLTKSEAVSWYRIYEMFQFQSFHMYGIIGAAVATGILGIQIIKRKGIRDIKGLPIEIQEKEKGTARYLIGGISFGLGWALVGSCPGPIFILIGAGFLPVIIVLIGALIGTVIYGALKSKLPH; this comes from the coding sequence ATGAAAGTATTAAAATATTTTTTGGTTGGTTTTGTTTTTGGAATTGTACTTACCAAGTCAGAAGCGGTTTCCTGGTATCGTATTTACGAAATGTTTCAGTTTCAATCCTTTCACATGTATGGAATCATTGGAGCTGCTGTTGCGACTGGAATTTTAGGCATTCAGATCATAAAAAGAAAAGGTATAAGGGATATCAAAGGCCTGCCTATTGAAATTCAGGAAAAAGAAAAAGGAACTGCCCGATATTTAATTGGAGGAATTTCCTTTGGGCTGGGCTGGGCATTGGTAGGTTCGTGTCCAGGGCCAATTTTTATATTGATAGGGGCGGGGTTTTTACCAGTAATTATTGTGCTCATTGGAGCATTGATAGGAACAGTTATTTATGGTGCTTTAAAAAGTAAACTTCCTCATTAA
- a CDS encoding 2-dehydro-3-deoxyphosphooctonate aldolase has translation MKKTVLLIALLLIITSCGSIKSSIKNVDNSAPVPVVKNDAFVITAYSKDKKYGYDKDYPINIFYRDTKNDTINQKYFLNALAGPKGEKITYTKLENCCPFPSKNTDTGAGFLDVYQLKWEGLKTPIILYLNIYERGQLMVPAGLGLKKL, from the coding sequence ATGAAAAAAACTGTTCTTCTTATTGCTTTACTACTCATTATTACTTCTTGCGGAAGCATTAAATCTTCTATAAAAAATGTAGATAACAGCGCACCTGTTCCAGTTGTTAAAAACGATGCTTTTGTAATTACAGCTTACAGCAAAGACAAAAAATATGGTTATGATAAAGATTACCCGATTAATATCTTTTATAGAGACACCAAGAATGACACCATTAACCAAAAATATTTCCTGAATGCTTTGGCTGGTCCAAAAGGAGAAAAAATCACATATACAAAACTAGAAAACTGCTGTCCGTTTCCTTCCAAAAACACTGACACAGGGGCTGGATTTCTAGATGTTTACCAATTAAAATGGGAAGGTTTGAAAACTCCAATTATTTTATATTTAAACATTTACGAAAGAGGACAGCTTATGGTTCCTGCTGGTCTTGGCCTGAAAAAATTATAA
- the kdsA gene encoding 3-deoxy-8-phosphooctulonate synthase, with protein MNIQNIPQIKHTESGNFFLLAGPCAIEGEEMAMRIAERLVDITDKLQIPYVFKGSFKKANRSRIDSFSGIGDEKALKILEKVSKTFGVPTVTDIHTNEDAAMAAAYVDVLQIPAFLVRQTDLVVAAAATGKVVNLKKGQFMSPESMKHAVQKVLDCNNQNVMVTDRGTMFGYQDMIVDYRGIPTMQQYATTVLDVTHSLQQPNQTAGVTGGRPDMIETVAKAGIAVGVDGIFIETHFDPANAKSDGANMLHLDYFEPLMNKLVAIRKTINQF; from the coding sequence ATGAACATACAAAATATACCTCAAATAAAGCATACTGAGAGCGGTAACTTCTTTTTACTTGCCGGCCCATGTGCAATTGAAGGCGAAGAAATGGCAATGAGAATCGCAGAGCGATTAGTTGACATTACTGATAAATTACAAATTCCTTATGTTTTCAAGGGATCTTTTAAAAAAGCAAACCGTTCAAGAATTGACAGCTTTTCTGGAATTGGTGATGAAAAAGCATTAAAAATACTTGAAAAAGTATCAAAAACATTTGGTGTGCCAACTGTAACCGATATTCACACTAATGAAGATGCAGCTATGGCTGCTGCCTATGTAGATGTTCTGCAGATTCCGGCATTCCTTGTCCGTCAAACGGATTTAGTTGTTGCAGCTGCTGCAACGGGAAAAGTGGTGAACTTAAAAAAAGGGCAATTCATGAGTCCAGAAAGCATGAAACATGCTGTTCAAAAAGTATTGGACTGCAACAATCAAAATGTAATGGTTACAGACCGAGGAACTATGTTTGGTTACCAGGATATGATTGTTGACTACCGCGGTATCCCAACGATGCAGCAATATGCAACTACCGTTTTGGATGTTACGCATTCGTTACAGCAGCCTAATCAAACGGCTGGAGTTACCGGCGGAAGACCAGATATGATTGAAACCGTTGCAAAGGCTGGTATCGCAGTTGGCGTAGACGGTATTTTTATCGAAACCCATTTTGATCCTGCCAATGCCAAAAGTGACGGTGCAAATATGCTTCACTTAGATTACTTTGAACCGCTTATGAATAAATTGGTTGCCATCAGAAAAACCATTAATCAATTTTAA
- a CDS encoding ATP-dependent Clp protease adaptor ClpS — MSTIEKVKEKRREKEDISMNNEIIVYNDDVNTFDHVIDTLIRICGHTPIQAEQCSLIIHFNGKCTVKTGEYDKLKIQCTGLLEAGLSAEII, encoded by the coding sequence ATGAGTACAATAGAAAAAGTAAAAGAAAAACGAAGGGAGAAGGAAGATATTTCTATGAACAATGAAATCATAGTATATAATGACGATGTAAATACTTTTGACCATGTTATTGATACCTTAATTCGTATTTGCGGCCACACTCCTATACAGGCAGAGCAATGTTCACTAATAATTCATTTCAATGGAAAATGTACTGTAAAAACCGGTGAATACGACAAATTAAAAATACAATGCACTGGATTATTAGAAGCAGGTTTAAGTGCTGAAATAATCTAA
- a CDS encoding YeeE/YedE family protein: MNIIFQTWPWYISGFLIGMVMLSLIYFGKNFGMSTNLQSLCSMTGLGKRIAYFNFDWKANRWNYVVVLGAMAGGFAAVHFMSDPSNVAINPQTITQLQAMGIDAPNGKLMPEALFGDQIWQSPKSILILLGGGILIGFGTRYAGGCTSGHAISGLSNLQLPSLKAVIGFFIGGLIMAHFLLPLLF, encoded by the coding sequence ATGAATATTATTTTTCAAACATGGCCTTGGTATATTTCGGGCTTTTTAATCGGAATGGTGATGCTTTCGCTTATCTATTTCGGAAAGAATTTTGGTATGTCTACCAATCTTCAGTCGTTGTGTTCTATGACTGGACTAGGAAAACGTATTGCTTATTTTAATTTTGACTGGAAAGCAAACAGATGGAATTATGTTGTAGTTCTGGGTGCTATGGCAGGAGGTTTTGCTGCAGTGCATTTTATGAGTGATCCTTCGAATGTTGCCATTAATCCGCAGACGATTACGCAGCTTCAGGCAATGGGAATTGATGCTCCCAATGGAAAACTAATGCCGGAAGCCTTATTTGGAGATCAAATCTGGCAGTCGCCTAAAAGTATACTGATACTTCTTGGCGGCGGAATTTTAATTGGTTTTGGAACCCGTTATGCCGGCGGATGCACATCTGGTCATGCAATTTCCGGATTGAGTAATCTGCAGCTGCCTTCTTTGAAAGCTGTAATTGGTTTTTTTATAGGCGGATTGATTATGGCTCATTTTTTATTACCCTTATTATTTTAG
- the prmA gene encoding 50S ribosomal protein L11 methyltransferase, protein MSNIYIGYHFSIEPKEPGSEILIAELGEKAFESFTETETGISAFVQKDLWDEMILEGVQILHSEEFKIDYSYEEIEQINWNEEWEKNFEPIDVEGNCHVRAPFHPKTDAEFNIVIEPKMSFGTGHHETTHMMIQHLLEIDVKGMKTLDMGCGTAILAILAEMKGAQPIDAIDIDNWCYLNSIENAERNNCRHITVYEGDASLLKDKKYDLIIANINRNILLNDMQSYVDCLNPKGTILFSGFYEEDIPYIDASCTEKGLTYIKKFQKNNWVSLKYVN, encoded by the coding sequence ATGTCAAACATTTATATTGGGTATCATTTTAGCATTGAACCAAAAGAACCGGGATCTGAAATATTGATTGCAGAATTAGGAGAAAAAGCATTTGAAAGCTTTACCGAAACTGAGACAGGAATTTCAGCTTTCGTACAAAAAGATCTTTGGGATGAAATGATTCTGGAAGGCGTTCAGATATTACATTCAGAAGAATTTAAAATTGATTACAGTTATGAAGAAATCGAGCAGATAAACTGGAACGAAGAATGGGAAAAAAACTTTGAACCAATTGATGTAGAAGGAAACTGTCATGTGCGAGCACCTTTTCACCCGAAAACTGATGCTGAATTTAACATTGTAATTGAACCCAAAATGAGTTTTGGAACCGGCCATCATGAAACAACTCACATGATGATTCAGCATTTGTTAGAAATAGATGTTAAAGGAATGAAAACATTAGACATGGGCTGCGGAACAGCTATTTTAGCAATACTTGCCGAAATGAAAGGTGCACAGCCAATTGATGCTATCGATATTGACAACTGGTGTTATTTAAATTCTATAGAAAATGCCGAACGCAATAATTGCAGGCACATAACCGTTTATGAAGGTGATGCTTCACTTCTAAAAGACAAAAAATACGATTTAATCATAGCCAACATCAACAGAAATATTTTGCTGAACGACATGCAGAGCTATGTAGACTGTTTAAACCCAAAAGGAACTATATTATTCAGCGGTTTCTACGAAGAAGACATTCCTTATATCGATGCTTCCTGCACAGAAAAAGGGCTGACGTATATAAAAAAGTTCCAAAAAAATAACTGGGTGTCATTAAAATACGTAAATTAG